ATCATCCTCATAGATCCAATCGAGGCCAGGTTGTCCCATCAACTACTAAACGAGAGCTGAACAAAGGATGCTTCTGGAAGTCTCCAGGAACCCCAGAGCATCATTAAGGGATCTACAGGCAGCCACTGGCACAAACATTAATTTACCTGTATTGTTGAAATGAGAATGAACTATTCGTATGTCCAAATATGCTGAACAAGATATTTCATGGTGTAtatgcaggggcgttgctagagattttcgGCCCCATGAAATCATTTCATATTGGCCCCCCCAGTCCAGatcaatccagttattttcctgtcactcaggggcccttggaatcatccaaACTCCCCCACTACGGTGCCCCTGGGTGTATGTAAATCAGTTCAGCACTGCCAATACACTCTACTAGGTTGAGAAGCAGTTACCCACTTCAGCATTTCCAGAGAGCTCAAAGCTGACAGAACAGCCGCCAGTTCTTCTGCTCCTCTATCTCCGATTTTATTGTCCTCGAGACTGGAAAACACCGAAGAAACACAAAAtgttaaaaagcaaaaattTATAGGGTGACCCAAATAGATCCATGAGAAAGGTGCTTCATTGACCACCAGACTTGTGTCATCAAATTCTTTGGGTGACAGCTGTGCAATGAGATGATGACCAGGGCTTACTCAAGATGCTGGAGCCATTGCAGTGCAGGTAGGACCTCCATGAGCTTGGTGAAGCCCATGGGTCCATTTGATGGGCCTAAGCTGAAGAAGCAAAGCACACTGGATGAGTTATATGGCTCCACCCCCCTTCACCACAAACCCCTCCCTCACAGGTAGCAGAGACCTCCACCAGTGGAGATGTTCTCTAGAACTATTCCCCAGCAAAACCAAAGAAGAGTCACGTGCTGTGATCTTCTGCCCATACCTGAGTTCCAGTTTCTGAAGGTTTCTAACAGCGGGAACATCAAAGGTGGTGGTTTCTACTGCTGGTTCTGACCTCAGATCACTGAAAAGAGACAGTGCAACTTTTTGGCAAATGATTTAAACACAAGTTGCATGTCACAGCTCTGACAGTCTCTCGAAATGTCAAACAGAACAGCCAAGTCGCTGCTCTGACGAACTCTGAAATGTGAAACGGAACAGCAGAACCGCTGCTCTGACAAACTCTCGAAATTTCAAACTGTACTTTTCAGAAAAATCCGAGCTTTATTTGAAGTGGTCAGTGCTCATCAGTGTTTACTAGGGCTGGGAATAAGTAAAAAATTATGTGATGAATTTCTGTAATTAATCACCATCTCCCTCCCTTTCATGATCTTTTCAGGATGTACAGTACAATGCATATGCTTCAATTGCAGGTTAGATTTCGCCAATATTCAGTGTGAGAATTAGTTTATTAACCAtacagacatttttaaataaggTTCCTCATCTTACAGTGCTTTTGGATTATTTTGTGTGTATTACTCACACCTGACAAAATAAATGTTACTATGTCAAGACAGGAATATTCCATAAAACACTGTTATTATTGAAAAAGAATCCACTGTTTTATGTTTGAATGAATGTAATATCTAAATGTACTATTTGGGGAAAAGATTTCATGGAAAGTTAGACGGATGTCAGTGGATCTGCTGGTACGTTGAAGCAGACAGTGAAATTAATCCTGAGAGGTGGCTGGGGGCTGTGGGATatggtttgggggaggggggggggctgatgctTCTCCCTCTGCTGCAGTAAATTCTGAAGTCAGCCATTTTGCTAGCCTTCAGTATTTACCAGACAGCTTGGTGCTATTTGATTGATTCCCCCACTCCACCCACCTCCTGTTAGCCCTGGACTCCTTTCTAAACGAAAATACTCATCAATACAACAAGATGATGGGGACAGTTGAAAGACTGCATGGTTGACATTAAAATATTACCCTGTGGATATCTTCCCTCCTCTGTAAATCCGCACCAGCATGATCAGATGGTCTACGTGGTCCAGATGTGTGGCTTTTAAGGGACTGATGGTGAACTTCCTGATGGTGTTTTGCAAGAGCCTCTCTTCACATTTTTTCTGCAGATCTTCCCACAGATTTATTGTGTCCTCTATCGACGCCCTGAAAGAACAAAGATGGTGTCATGGTATCGACAAAGTAGTGGCGATGGTTAATTTATTCAGCTCTCCGATTCCTGACCTGAATGACTGGACACACTTCAGCCCAAGTATGTCTCTCAAGCCCTGGAGGCCAATGCCGGTGTCCTGCAGGTCGATGGAGAAGCTCCTCTTCATGTCTCTGGCTTTCTGTAGGAGGTGCTGAAGGACAAAGACGTCCGGGGAGCTGAGCTGGATGCCGCAGAAGCGCAGGTCTTCCGGAAGGTTCCTGACCAAGTGCCGCGTAATGGCGGCATCGGCAGCCTCATAAACGCAGTGACACAGCTCCATCAGCCGGGCGGGGCCCAGGTCGCCGGGCTTCAGGCCCCGCAGGTGCATGGCAGCAGCTGCCTTCTTGGCCACCACCGCTGCCGTCGCCTCTACTCTGCCCTTCTGGAAGAGCAGGCCAAGGGCAAAGCGCCACGTGGCCTCCAGCCAATCCGTCAGCAGCCGCCGCCTCTTCTGAGGTGCCGTCAACTGGGCCACCAGCGCCTTGTCGCTCACATCGCGGGACTGCACCAGGTGCAGGGCGGCCAGGAAGCTCTGCAGCAGGGGGTGGGCGAACCCGTGACCCTGCCGCTCCTCAGAGTCCTTCGCTCTGGTGAGGTATGTGGTCagcagtccacattttagcCCAAATTCCTTCAGCTCTGCAGTGTCCTTCTGATCCAGAATGGAATTGTGGTTCTTCACCCCAGCCCAGGCTATGCAGCAGAGCTTACTCAAGTGCGCCCTCTGCTGGGCCATTTTGGAATCTTCTCCTTGAGTGTCTGAGTGCATTTTTTTGTCAAGCACCTGTTGGAACAAGCTAGTGAGTGTTGAGGGCAGTCTCTCCGAGTGCTTGAGAAGGAAGCACATATACCTGCATATGAGTGGGTTGGAGCAGCGGCTACTTAGGTACCGTTgcttcttcagtttctccaggGCCTTATCACCTCTGTCTCTGAAACACTCCGAGATATACAGCGTGATGTTTTCCGGAGAGTAGCCACAGAGCTCCACAATTCTGTCCACCTTGGCCAAGAACTGGTTGAAGACCCCCTTAGGCCTGGCCAAGATCAAGAGTGTACATCCGCGGAGCAGCTTCTTCTGGAATATTCCGGCAAACAGTTGCTTGACGCTGAAGCGTTCCTTAGTGTTGCAAGTGGCCGGCGAATGTAGAAGGCCCTCTGGGTCCCTGAAGTCGTCGAAACTGTCGAAAACGATCAGGACTTTCTGGGGCACGCTGAGAACATGTTTGAAGATGGCGGTGGTGTTTTTGCAGGGTGGGGAGGAGGACAGATCGAACAGGAGCTTCCTCAGGCTATAGGTTGTATGTGGGAGGTTAAGCACCTTGCTGTCCAGCACAAAGATATACTCGAACTGGGGGAGGTTGCCATCTGCCCAGTCCAGACAGAGTTTCTGTACGAATGCGGTCTTGCCCCCACCGGCCTTGCCGAGCAGAGCAATCAGTCGGCCGCCCTTCTGCCCCATGTCCTCAAAAAGTTGCCCCATGTGTAGCACGGCCCTCTTGCTGTCAGCGTCGCTGAGCATCACCAGCTCCTTCTCCAGACACTTGCTCGCATTCTTCCCAGTCTTAAGTCGTATCTGCCTCTGGACCAGGGGAACGTCGATGTACTGGGACTCCACGGACATCTCGTTCTCTGGGTCCGTCTTCCGGGCGATTTCCCTCATCAGGGCCTTGACTGACTGAGTATAGTCCTCAGCGcattctggggggtgggggagttaatttaaaatcaatccatctaaatcagtgtttcccaaactgtCCCCCAAACAGTtaatatttttgctccctctcagctcccaaaAATTTggcctgtctggcaggaagctgggtgggagcaaaaatgtggattgtctgggggtccccaaggactggctcgggaaacactgatctaactAATCTCAGTGACATATATGAATTGAGTGTAAAAGCCAGAACTCACTGGGTTTTCCTGGCGCAGGTTCAGATGGAGGGGTTTGGACTGGCGATTCTTTGCAAGGCGACGTATCTGCAAATGCATATCCGATATctccatttaatattttttgctCCTTCAATTAAATGTATAGTTTTGTTCAACACTGGTGGATTTAGGTATGGGCAACATGGGCAGTGTTCGCACGAGAAAATTCGGAATGGTGACATTTGCCTGCTTGGTTTTCTATCGCTCATTTGCATGTGACGCCAATGGTATCACGCCACAGTGTGGGCTGATCAACCTTGTCGAAGTGTGCAACTTGATTCCAGTTTGCAAGATAGGCAGGCTACCACACCAGAAGTAGCCCGAGGTGGGAGGAGCCGGGGAATCAATCAAATAGTGCACCTCTGACTTTGTACAGTATTAATGTAATTAGTTAAATCAGTTTTAAATTCTACAATGTTTTACTTGAACTATTCCAAGTGTCTTAATAAAAATGGCAGTTACTACTAAATGGTGCTTTTCTTTGTTATTGGGGGGGCAGCATATGGGAGATAAACAACATACAGGCGAGAACCGCTACAGCTGTTCAGGAATGTTCCTGTGTTTGAGGTCAGTGACGAGATAAGTGAGGACACTCGCTTAGATTGAGGGTTAGCTGAGGCTAATGATTCATGGATGGATACCACAGGAGGTACCTCTGGTGGGAGATGGGGTGGGAGTCTGTTCCGGATATGAGGCTTGGAATGCACTGTCCAAACAAGAACTGCCCGGGGTGGAGACCATGAAGTCAGAGGGAACTGCAGCCCCAGTGCCTGATGGGTAAAAAAATACACAGGTATAAAACTGAGCTCAGTGTGACATGGCTTGAAGTGGCTCCGCCCACAGAGAATCTGTGAACCACTCGCTGGGTTTCtgcctctgtggtggggtcccCGTTGTGCCGTCTTACCAGGAGACTGCGGCATGACGTGAGTCACCGGCGGCAGGTGCGACTGGGGCACTATGCAGAGAAGGACAATTACAGAATGAATGAAACACCATTGGGATTCACACCTGTCACCCTCCTGCTGCAAAATCAATCCTCCCCTTAAAatagcgccacctgctggtgacCATGAAATAAAGTAATATTCTGCGTACCAATGACATAAGTGGGAGGTCCTGGATTGGGCACGGAGATGTTTATGACCTGCTGTGGGTATGTGACGGCTGGGATAAGCTGAATCGCAGTGGCACCTGTGAGAAGACGTGTGGGGGTGGTGAGGGAGGAAACCAGCTcagcctggagggggggggggtttggcttTCCATGCACTCACCCTCACAAGCGTTGACGAAGGCCGTGGAGATGGAAAGGGGCAGCAGGTGGTGGATGGTCTGGAGGAGTCcctgggggggtggcagggcaGGCCCATTTGGGGTCTTAGGACtgctgggggctgggaggatCAAACAGCCTTTTTTCATTGCATAGCTGTGAAACATTAGTTCGAAGACAGAAAAAGCCCCAACATCCATATTTGGCCTAGATAGCATGAACCATGACTGCTACCGGAAATAAGAGAAACCACACTTCACTGTTACGAGTGTTATTTGAAGAAGTACTGCAGCATTTCTTTAACTGCCGCTACGTTTCACCCTTTGTGTGATAATTATTTGTAATTTCTATTTTGTTATTTATGAGCTAACCTACAATTGGTGAGAATGAGCTGCTCTAATTCAAATGTTGGAAAGAGACATAAGCAGGGCTGGAGACTGAGCATAAGGTAAGTCGCAAAATACACCAGCttgctaataaaaaaaaatgcatttttttttttactgaactaGCCCAGTTGAATAGCACCAAAAATTCTTCAGTTCCACCCCAGGGTATAACAAAGTATTGTAACAGACGCACAGACCAGCTATTTTATTGGgtagcttttaaaaatatatactttgtCTGGATACTAAGCTTGATATGCCCATGTTTGACACTATAAAATGACCTGTCATTTTTGTTAGCTGTCTTTGTTCATCTTTGGGTGCCTTTTATCTCTCAGCATTGGCCCCATGTGAGCCGTTACGCGCCGCTGCAAGTGCAGCTCCGCCCACAGGCCTGGCCACGCCCTCCATTCGACCTttgctccgcctccccgtcTAGACCCCGCCCACGACTCGCCACAGGCACCATCCGTCACTTCCGTCTCCTCGAGCCGACAGCTCTGCTCATTATTTGCTATTATTGGTTCGCTTTCTTTGTTTGATTTATTGTCTATGACGGTTTTTGGTTTATTGGTTTTCTGTAACTTCGCTTTGGTTTATTTGCTGTTTGGTTTCGATCTCtcgcccggtttttggtttacgtcttcgGGCGACTTTTGCCACTTTGCTCTgtgtatgttctgtgtgtgtcGGGTGCATAGGGAGCGATTGCCATTTGTTTATGCTGTATGCTGTTGTTTGGATAGGGAGTGAGGCCTAGTATCGTACGCGTGTCCTGCTCCTCACCCATCTGGCCGCTGCGTGACTCTGTTCCCCGGGTTTTCTTTGACACACGACTTCCGGCAGGACCTGCGGTGTAACACAGCGAAGTGTCCTATTGATGCCTCAAAACAGACAGGAGACAGACACAGTCTGCAAGTCCCGATTAACATTGAATGATGGACGACCTCGCCTGCTGCGCTTCCTGGGAGCACCTCCGCGGGATGGACTTGCTGAATGGCTTCGTTCTGGAAGAGAAGGAACACGGGCGAAGAATGAGAAGGCAGACTCTACTCCACTTGGCATGACCCACACCTGGATCGAGTATTGGCATGAGCCTGGTGGGCAGGGGCAGGGTGTGTTTGGTTGGGGGAGGAGTCAGATGGAGCAGCTTTAGTCACCTCTCTTCTTCTCTGGCCTCTTGCTCTCCAAACTGGTCTCAGGTGGCTCCCAACTGGCTGGTTCGGGAAGTGAAGGCTCTGTCAGTCCATTGACTATTGCaacgaggaaaaaaaacaggcattaCAATGAGAATAACAAGGTAATAATAACGTTATCTAAGCGCCGTTAGAGCCACACCTTAGCCTGAAATGCCTTTGAACTGACTTATGATTCATAGAAAAACGTAAACATATAAACAAAAGTTAACGGCGACAGCCACCTACGGGATTCTTCCTCACTCAGAATCCGGATCAGGGTCTCTGTGGAAGAAAAGACCATTAGAAAAACAGCACAAATGTGTAGATCAAGTTCAAACAAGCAGCCAAGCTGTTCCCCAAGACTACAAAGTGTTGTGAAGACCCCCAGGTCCCTTTATCTGAAGCCGATTATACAATCATTTAGAGCAAAGTTATAATCAGTGTCTCTCTTTAATGAACCAAATACTTATtcgttccttttttttttttaaagactggCATTTAGGAAATGAAAGTATCACACAATCGTCCACGCAGgtaggaaaagaaaaagaagttTTGCTTTTGTCCTACCAATGCTGTCATTTAAGTCTCCGTCTTCTGTCAAATCGTCATGCGGGTTTGGTGAGAAGATTGCATAATCATCTGGCGGGGGGTAGGGACACATGAGGAGAATGAAATGTGCACTTTTAAAcaacgcttttatccaaagataATAGATTTTTGcaaaagcagggtcagtcagtccctggaacaattggGTGTAACCTTGGGCCTTGCCCAAGCGCCTAACGGTGACATCACCCTGCCgaacctgggatttgaactgttGTCCATCTGAGCACAGGTGCAGTGTCCCAACCCACTGAATTACATGCCAGTATTGCAATTAGTTATTAATCGTGGGCAGCTGTGTTAAACATCTGGCCATTGACTGGCAACAGAGCATGTGGGCGGAGTGGATGAGAATCCACATTCAAGCAGAAATCATTTATTTCCAGAACTGAGCGATATCAGAAggtggagcgagacagagcgagaGGTTTTGTTTTCCAAATATGCTGCTCTGATCTCGCTCCCACTCCTCTTCTGGCCAAAATCCTTCCCTCCCGCTCCACGTTTGCTCCGGCTCTGGCCAAAATCCTTCCACTCCGTTCACATGACCGGCAACCTTCTGCTTACAGCCACAGCTCCCCAACACAATGAGCAATACATAATACATGCCCCTTCCATACAGCTGACTGTATTTGGTTTAGAGGAGGGGTTTGTGCTGATCTTCACTACTCCTCAGTCAGGAGCAGGGAACTATAAGAGGGCTTACTGGCCCTGTcagaatggagggggggggggggtaaatcaCCACAGAAAATTCACAGAGCTGCTGGGTCAAGGACAGTGCAATTACTGGCTGAAGCTTGTAACCATACCTACCAAAGTCCTCGATGGAAATATGTTCCAGGAACCCGAGTGGATCTAAAGTCATTTCCTGCATCCCTGCTCCTGCAAAAGAAGCCAATTTTCACCTTCATGTTGAGAGAGCGATAGAGCAGTCCCAGACTCATGTTGCAAAAAGCCTGTTATCAAGAGCCTTGTTATTGTTTgggtgtttttgctcccaccaaACCACATGGGCATATTTTTGCAGAGTTGGGTTACTGCAGCACATGTGAGTAATGCAACCATCCCTCAGACAAACAGCACATGCACTGTCCTCTCGACCGGTATAAAGGTCGCCAGTTTTGTCAGTTCACCTCATCCCCACCAGATCATacatgtaccccccccccccaacaacacaAAAGTACTTGTTCATTATCTTTGCAAACTAAGAAGACCGTATAAGTACATTACATAGTTTAGAATAAGAATCAGTTTGGTTGTAATTATTAGTGTGCTGTCCTATCATGGCAGGTACAGTTTTCAAGCTTCCAAGGTTAACAAGACCAAGTCTCACCAGGTTAAATATGTAAGGGCAGAGGAATGAGGCAGATATCCTGACCTCCAGAGAGACTTTTGGGGAAACCTGGCTTATTATGTCTCGAGATAGCTGGAGCAGTTCTGACAATAACTgaattatattcatcaccatggATTGCAtagttatttacatttaaatgtgcAGTGACCATGTTTATatatctatacacacacacatacacacacacacacaatcatatctttgtgaggagCGCTCATTCATTCCTGTggggaaaatgctaatgctaactatgacaaccgtaacccctacccagccctaaccttaaccataagtaaccaaacaaaatacaagagtttctgcatttttagtttttcgattgcagtcatagatttttagaaAACTGAGCTTTTCCCAGAAACTGGTTTCCATAAGGTAAAAcagcatttggtccccacaaaataAGGTATATctcaagcacacacacacacacacatccacacacatgcTGAGGAAGCAATGATTATATATCTACTTAGGGCtgctgggggctgggaggggaAAACAGcctgtttatatatataaaaaactggttatattaaaaaaactatttatattaaaaacaagaGACTGAAAAACGGCACGGCGGGTGGGGCGCTGACGGTAAGTCATGATGAATGTTTGCTGAGAGGGGGCTGAGGAGGGAGAAACCACAGACAGGATGCTGGACGGCCATGTGGGATGCTGGATGTGACTGAGGGATTTCATGTCTGGTGCGAAGcaacagaagggctactgtggcacaaatggcaAGTAATTCTgatcatacctgtcaagttttggatttgaaaataagggatattttccggcacccaccgcgagccacctcaccaccccaaccaagctccagtatcccttacattttaagacaggtgtacaagaaatctaaaataaccacttgtcatttacattttattttcattacaaattttcttttaatttctcatgttcactcatgtggctctctggcattcactaatgacttattatacagatttgctgcagactttgtatccttgttgaagtcgtcacagaaggtgacagtaacgttgtttttggcacaaggcattgccattttaacctccgcatttatgacctggttaatgttgtgaatgacctgcagactactgcaggtggcagttctcgcgaggctactgacagttcagtttggagaggcagaggaattttttttttttaatgatataataatacgggagattaacgggaaaatactaatacgggaggacggcgggaaagaggggtaaaatacggtagtttcccggccaaaacgggagacttgacagctatgatTCTGATGATGATTATGGGAATTTTAACTGCCCACATCTTTTTCGACATTGTCTGCATGCCCGGTGTCGGGCAGCCAGTTGACATTGGACCCTCAAGGTAATTTTTTCCTCTCTACTTAGGTGTTTTTGgctcctctcctccgttgtctgtctgtctttcttttTCTCGCTCTCATTTCTTTGTCCTCCTTTTTGTATGGGATTTGATTTGTGCTAATATTATCAAGCAAAACTTCTCACTGAAGCAAAAGAAATGTcatctcaaaagtaaaatttataacTTGCAAACAAATTTATAGCTTGCAAATGTCATCTCAAACGTAAAATTTATAACAACTTGCAAACAaattattggtctattgataatgttttcctttgtttacgCTGCCAGCTTCCTCGCTTGCGCTCCCTGactttttgtttacagttctgACACAAACTTCTCGCGTGGGCGGGTTTTTTCAGGAAAAAACCCGTAAAATGTATAGTGTAGCACAAACAACATCAACACTTACACTTTGTTAATCTTGTTGTCGGATCCAGTAAAAATTAGTTAGTGGGTATAGTGAATGTACAGTCCCgctgttaattaaaaatgtctgtGGCATTGAGCTGTCATTCAAAAACGTATTAGCCAATGACGCGCCCCTGAAAAAACCTTGGgccgactctgttgtgaaaggtaatatataaaataattaacGGAACTTAATAATAAGTCATGACATATAGTGCGTCAAGCCCTGCTGTGTATGGGCCTGAATAATCGCAGGCCAGTCATAGTGCCCATCCTATGGAAAGTCACTGCCCTCTGCTATACAACCACCCATTCTGCCGCTGATGTTTGTAGCAGAAGACTGCATAACTGTGGGCATGGGTATGGCTAAATTAGTTAATTACTATAATTAATAAGGGTGTCCACTTACTTTTGGTCATATAGTGTAATTTTTAACCATTTGTCACACATGCATAGGCTACATAGTAAAGCTTTTCTTAGCATTTTGCGCTATTTTGCACTTTCAGATTAGATGCCAAAATGCGTTTCATCGACCGTGTACTTGTACTTTGCGCAAAGACAATGAAGCTTAATCTAACCTAGTCTGACGCCCACGGGCATAAAAtacggggggatgggggggggggggttgtagcccccacaataaattaaaaccagctaatacaaaccccacccctccccaatGTTCCAACCAAATTTAGGCCCTTGCTGATGCCTCTTGGATGACCCCACCGAGATTTGCGCTTGGATGATTAGTttctataaaaacattttacgccatccatttctgtaccataCATCTTCGTTGCG
This genomic window from Paramormyrops kingsleyae isolate MSU_618 chromosome 22, PKINGS_0.4, whole genome shotgun sequence contains:
- the ciita gene encoding MHC class II transactivator isoform X1; the encoded protein is MIPFKEVLGQVKRTLREASPPEIQGLLAELTEARVLSRDYCLLLSQEWDSEDVARRISLPVWQNWDLCCGAIGAVLERARDSASASCQPSSNGAGMQEMTLDPLGFLEHISIEDFDDYAIFSPNPHDDLTEDGDLNDSIETLIRILSEEESLNGLTEPSLPEPASWEPPETSLESKRPEKKRERSHSASPSRGGAPRKRSRRGPAGSRVSKKTRGTESRSGQMAPSSPKTPNGPALPPPQGLLQTIHHLLPLSISTAFVNACEGATAIQLIPAVTYPQQVINISVPNPGPPTYVIVPQSHLPPVTHVMPQSPGTGAAVPSDFMVSTPGSSCLDSAFQASYPEQTPTPSPTRDTSPCKESPVQTPPSEPAPGKPKCAEDYTQSVKALMREIARKTDPENEMSVESQYIDVPLVQRQIRLKTGKNASKCLEKELVMLSDADSKRAVLHMGQLFEDMGQKGGRLIALLGKAGGGKTAFVQKLCLDWADGNLPQFEYIFVLDSKVLNLPHTTYSLRKLLFDLSSSPPCKNTTAIFKHVLSVPQKVLIVFDSFDDFRDPEGLLHSPATCNTKERFSVKQLFAGIFQKKLLRGCTLLILARPKGVFNQFLAKVDRIVELCGYSPENITLYISECFRDRGDKALEKLKKQRYLSSRCSNPLICRYMCFLLKHSERLPSTLTSLFQQVLDKKMHSDTQGEDSKMAQQRAHLSKLCCIAWAGVKNHNSILDQKDTAELKEFGLKCGLLTTYLTRAKDSEERQGHGFAHPLLQSFLAALHLVQSRDVSDKALVAQLTAPQKRRRLLTDWLEATWRFALGLLFQKGRVEATAAVVAKKAAAAMHLRGLKPGDLGPARLMELCHCVYEAADAAITRHLVRNLPEDLRFCGIQLSSPDVFVLQHLLQKARDMKRSFSIDLQDTGIGLQGLRDILGLKCVQSFRASIEDTINLWEDLQKKCEERLLQNTIRKFTISPLKATHLDHVDHLIMLVRIYRGGKISTGDLRSEPAVETTTFDVPAVRNLQKLELSLGPSNGPMGFTKLMEVLPALQWLQHLDLEDNKIGDRGAEELAAVLSALSSLEMLNLSQNCIGDKGLEKLAPALPSLVSLHSLSLYSNFICDGGAESLAKVLPDIQSLTDLDVKDNRFTNVGAQSLSHGLKNAPRMKTVRMWNHYIPHGVLEHLKQQDPRIRSL
- the ciita gene encoding MHC class II transactivator isoform X2 — protein: MQEMTLDPLGFLEHISIEDFDDYAIFSPNPHDDLTEDGDLNDSIETLIRILSEEESLNGLTEPSLPEPASWEPPETSLESKRPEKKRERSHSASPSRGGAPRKRSRRGPAGSRVSKKTRGTESRSGQMAPSSPKTPNGPALPPPQGLLQTIHHLLPLSISTAFVNACEGATAIQLIPAVTYPQQVINISVPNPGPPTYVIVPQSHLPPVTHVMPQSPGTGAAVPSDFMVSTPGSSCLDSAFQASYPEQTPTPSPTRDTSPCKESPVQTPPSEPAPGKPKCAEDYTQSVKALMREIARKTDPENEMSVESQYIDVPLVQRQIRLKTGKNASKCLEKELVMLSDADSKRAVLHMGQLFEDMGQKGGRLIALLGKAGGGKTAFVQKLCLDWADGNLPQFEYIFVLDSKVLNLPHTTYSLRKLLFDLSSSPPCKNTTAIFKHVLSVPQKVLIVFDSFDDFRDPEGLLHSPATCNTKERFSVKQLFAGIFQKKLLRGCTLLILARPKGVFNQFLAKVDRIVELCGYSPENITLYISECFRDRGDKALEKLKKQRYLSSRCSNPLICRYMCFLLKHSERLPSTLTSLFQQVLDKKMHSDTQGEDSKMAQQRAHLSKLCCIAWAGVKNHNSILDQKDTAELKEFGLKCGLLTTYLTRAKDSEERQGHGFAHPLLQSFLAALHLVQSRDVSDKALVAQLTAPQKRRRLLTDWLEATWRFALGLLFQKGRVEATAAVVAKKAAAAMHLRGLKPGDLGPARLMELCHCVYEAADAAITRHLVRNLPEDLRFCGIQLSSPDVFVLQHLLQKARDMKRSFSIDLQDTGIGLQGLRDILGLKCVQSFRASIEDTINLWEDLQKKCEERLLQNTIRKFTISPLKATHLDHVDHLIMLVRIYRGGKISTGDLRSEPAVETTTFDVPAVRNLQKLELSLGPSNGPMGFTKLMEVLPALQWLQHLDLEDNKIGDRGAEELAAVLSALSSLEMLNLSQNCIGDKGLEKLAPALPSLVSLHSLSLYSNFICDGGAESLAKVLPDIQSLTDLDVKDNRFTNVGAQSLSHGLKNAPRMKTVRMWNHYIPHGVLEHLKQQDPRIRSL